CTTCGGCTCGGACAGCTACGAGACCGACGATCTCGGCTGGTACATCAAGTGGGCGAAGATCGGCGGCGCCGGCTCGGCCACCGAGGACTCGAGCTGGGGCAACATCAAGGCCATGTACCGCTAGCGGACAGGCCTGACGTCCCGGAGCTTCGGCTTCGTGACGGGAAGAAGGACGACGGAAGGGGCGGGAGCGATCCCGCCCCTTCTTCATGTCCGGTCCGTCCGGCTGACCGCAGGGGGCGGCGGACGGCTTGCGCGGCGCAGAACCAGGCTCTAAGATGCGGTCGCCACGGAGAACGGCAGGAACTGCGACCGCAGAGGGAGGACGGCATGTCCGACTCGGTGAAGGCGTTTCGAGAGGAACGAGAGAGGATGAACGAACGCATCCTCGAGGCCGGCAACCTCGGCATCAAGCGTTTCTTCGGCCTCGACTCCAGAGCCTACGAGGACGGAGCGCTCGATGCGAGGACCAAGGAGCTCCTGGGACTCGTCGCGTCGACCGTTCTCCGGTGCGACGACTGCATCACCTACCATCTCATCCGGTGTGTCGAGGAGAACCTGACCGACGACGAGGTTCTGGAGGCGCTCAACATCGCGCTCATCGTCGGCGGGTCGATCGTCATCCCGCACCTGCGACGCGCCGTGGCAACGCTCGACGAGCTGCGCGCAGAGCGGAGGTAGAGAGGCCCGGGCCTTCTCTCGGTCGTCGTGATGCGACGCGCTCGATCTACTCGAGCCGCCCGAGCAGCACCTCG
This genomic stretch from Candidatus Effluviviaceae Genus V sp. harbors:
- a CDS encoding carboxymuconolactone decarboxylase family protein — protein: MSDSVKAFREERERMNERILEAGNLGIKRFFGLDSRAYEDGALDARTKELLGLVASTVLRCDDCITYHLIRCVEENLTDDEVLEALNIALIVGGSIVIPHLRRAVATLDELRAERR